The following are from one region of the Salvia hispanica cultivar TCC Black 2014 chromosome 1, UniMelb_Shisp_WGS_1.0, whole genome shotgun sequence genome:
- the LOC125196825 gene encoding protein FAR1-RELATED SEQUENCE 3-like — MTQQRDAEQQRVAIRVGALCGKFPDSRGECDLARNVAAAMDSVRVQPSHARFCMRTRSGKYILEPLDLELERTRRIIRSEKGSGTMGDRTDIEKLQEMVKLLMDERDAERAAREAMEKKNRETLPVMNMFNHGNMITFPNGPRIDANNFELRMPLIQRVEQTPFAVFVIPECSPQLKPVIGQKFQSLDFAFAFYDVYARSVGFDTRKQGMRKAADGVTTWYSVVCNREGCKRSNEEDDVNARSGFTLKRRRLSKRCGCKACISFKPHTTFKVLKEILGGFELVGCNVGGIRNTSRDIKAFAHGCDVQMVLDDMSKKKELSDAFTYHYEVNAANQLVALFWCDGLMKRNYHMFGDIVAFDSTYNTNRYCMIFTPFTGKDNHGKPVTFAAGLVCNEKTGAFAWLFKHFVECMGVAPKMIVTDQDLGMRSAIQERNARTKLDYNDATSVPILATKLGFEKHAATLYTDSMFGKIQEEIVDGNDRCRVLGFSSTDTIDTYKLGDSRRNSSASRLVSKREKAIKEAVRPLRRCKACDELDHHDSRNCPMLKEMEKEKALSKGKRKA, encoded by the exons ATGACGCAGCAGCGCGACGCAGAACAGCAGCGGGTCGCGATTCGAGTGGGAGCCCTTTGTGGGAAGTTCCCGGACTCGAGAGGCGAATGCGATCTGGCCAGAAACGTGGCAGCGGCCATGGATTCAGTGAGAGTCCAGCCGAGCCATGCAAG GTTTTGTATGCGAACGCGTTCTGGGAAGTACATCTTAGAGCCGCTTGATTTAGAACTTGAAAGAACTCGTAGAAtaataagaagtgaaaaaggatcagGAACAATGGGTGACCGAACAGATATTGAGAAGCTGCAGGAGATGGTGAAGTTGCTGATGGATGAGAGAGATGCGGAGAGAGCAGCCCGAGAAGCCATGGAAAAGAAGAACAGAGAAACATTACCtgtgatgaacatgttcaatcatGGGAATATGATCACTTTTCCTAACGGCCCTCGTATTGATGCTAACAATTTTGAGTTACGCATGCCCCTTATCCAAAGGGTCgagcaaactccttttgcaG TGTTTGTTATACCTGAATGTTCTCCACAATTGAAGCCTGTGATTGGTCAGAAGTTCCAATCCCTAGATTTTGCGTTTGCGTTTTATGATGTGTATGCCCGCTCTGTTGGGTTTGATACGCGCAAACAAGGAATGAGGAAGGCGGCGGATGGTGTTACTACTTGGTATTCTGTGGTATGCAATAGGGAGGGCTGCAAGAGGTCGAACGAGGAAGACGATGTGAATGCACGCTCTGGTTTTACTCTTAAACGCAGGCGGCTTTCCAAGCGATGTGGTTGTAAAGCTTGTATATCCTTCAA GCCCCACACTACCTTTAAGGTGTTGAAGGAAATCCTCGGTGGGTTTGAGCTTGTCGGTTGCAATGTTGGGGGAATCAGGAACACATCTCGCGACATCAAAGCCTTCGCACACGGTTGTGACGTGCAGATGGTGTTGGACGACATGTCGAAGAAGAAGGAGTTGTCGGATGCCTTCACATATCACTACGAAGTTAATGCTGCTAACCAGTTGGTTGCCCTTTTTTGGTGTGATGGTTTGATGAAGAGGAACTACCATATGTTTGGTGACATAGTGGCGTTTGACTCCACTTACAACACAAACAG GTATTGCATGATCTTCACACCTTTCACGGGGAAGGACAATCATGGTAAACCCGTAACATTTGCTGCTGGATTGGTCTGCAACGAGAAAACAGGGGCCTTTGCCTGGTTGTTCAAACATTTCGTCGAATGCATGGGTGTAGCCCCCAAAATGATTGTGACCGATCAAGACTTGGGCATGAGATCAGCTATTCAAGAG CGGAATGCTAGAACAAAGCTGGACTACAACGATGCTACTTCCGTGCCCATACTGGCCACTAAGTTGGGTTTCGAGAAACATGCTGCGACGCTTTATACAGACAGTATGTTCGGGAAGATACAAGAAGAAATTGTTGATGGGAATGACAGATGTCGTGTGCTTGGTTTTTCATCAACAGATACGATTGACACCTACAAGCTTGGGGATAGCCGACGGAATTC CTCCGCGAGCCGACTGGTttcaaagagagaaaaggctatAAAGGAGGCTGTTAGGCCTCTTAGACGTTGTAAGGCGTGCGATGAGTTGGACCATCACGACTCTAGAAACTGTCCAATGCTtaaagagatggagaaggagaaagCGCTTAGTAAAGGCAAGAGGAAAGCTTGA